One genomic window of Polyangium aurulentum includes the following:
- a CDS encoding alanyl-tRNA editing protein translates to MRLYHDDPFLLAFRARVTARATLGDRPSVLLDKTAFYPEAGGQMADHGSLGGARVIDVQEDEEGRIHHVLEGAFPEVGDEVTGSIDKARRRVHMALHTGQHMLSRALVEVAGGETVSARLGESACTIDLDLASLDERKAAEAEDLVNAIIDDDVPVRAWFPSAEELSGLPLRRKPKVAENIRVVAVGDFDFTPCGGTHCTRAAQVGVMRVEAVERYKGKARVVFSAGARARGKLAHASDLLRALGRELTCGPDDVRTGIDKLRRELTEAREALGRVRGRVAGSVAAELLASADARGERRVLGVIEDASLDLLRAVAGRITAEGDRVALLAGEADGGTLVLAARGPASDFDCGGFLKRAAAAAGGRGGGRPERAEGRLPAGIDWIAIATVTLGSCPV, encoded by the coding sequence ATGCGACTCTACCACGACGATCCCTTCCTGCTCGCGTTCCGGGCGCGCGTGACCGCGCGCGCGACGCTCGGGGACAGGCCGAGCGTCCTGCTCGACAAGACCGCGTTCTACCCCGAGGCGGGCGGGCAGATGGCCGATCACGGCTCGCTCGGCGGCGCGCGCGTGATCGACGTGCAGGAGGACGAAGAGGGCCGCATCCACCACGTGCTCGAGGGCGCGTTTCCCGAGGTCGGCGACGAGGTCACGGGCTCCATCGACAAGGCCCGGCGCCGCGTGCACATGGCGCTGCACACCGGCCAGCACATGCTCTCGCGCGCGCTCGTCGAGGTGGCGGGCGGCGAGACGGTGTCGGCGCGGCTCGGCGAGAGCGCCTGCACCATCGACCTCGACCTCGCCTCGCTCGACGAGCGCAAGGCGGCCGAGGCCGAGGATCTCGTCAACGCCATCATCGACGACGACGTGCCCGTGCGCGCGTGGTTCCCCTCCGCCGAGGAGCTGTCCGGCCTGCCGCTGCGCCGAAAGCCGAAGGTGGCGGAGAACATCCGCGTGGTCGCGGTCGGCGACTTCGACTTCACCCCCTGCGGCGGCACCCATTGCACACGCGCCGCGCAGGTGGGCGTGATGCGCGTCGAGGCCGTCGAGCGCTACAAGGGCAAGGCGCGCGTGGTCTTCAGCGCGGGGGCGCGGGCGCGGGGGAAGCTCGCGCATGCCTCGGATCTGCTCCGCGCGCTGGGCCGCGAGCTGACCTGCGGCCCCGACGACGTGCGCACGGGGATCGACAAGCTCCGGCGCGAGCTCACCGAGGCGCGCGAGGCGCTCGGGCGGGTGCGGGGGCGCGTGGCGGGATCGGTCGCGGCCGAGCTGCTCGCGAGCGCGGATGCGCGCGGCGAGCGGAGGGTCCTGGGCGTGATCGAGGACGCCTCGCTCGACCTTTTGCGCGCGGTCGCGGGCCGCATCACGGCCGAGGGGGATCGGGTGGCGCTGCTCGCGGGCGAGGCGGACGGCGGCACCCTCGTCCTCGCGGCGCGGGGCCCGGCGAGTGATTTCGACTGCGGCGGCTTTCTCAAGCGCGCAGCAGCCGCCGCGGGCGGCAGGGGCGGCGGCAGGCCCGAGCGCGCCGAGGGGCGACTGCCGGCGGGGATCGACTGGATCGCGATTGCGACGGTGACGCTGGGCTCCTGCCCGGTCTGA